One part of the Denticeps clupeoides chromosome 8, fDenClu1.1, whole genome shotgun sequence genome encodes these proteins:
- the mosmob gene encoding modulator of smoothened protein, producing the protein MDKLTVVSACLFLAADVFAIASVASPNWINTGEERGALAVGLVRQCQTIYGRYQTCTATRLPPAWAAALALIITAIVSLTLTCGLLLASQWRREAIKYACQVAFAGMVFMCIAALVFPAGFYIGEVGGQPFKLPNNTVVGSAYVFFVLSILFTIGGLLFAVKVYSNG; encoded by the exons ATGGATAAGCTGACCGTCGTCTCCGCCTGTCTCTTCCTCGCTGCTGACGTCTTCGCGATCGCCAGCGTTGCCAGTCCGAACTGGATCAATACCGGAGAGGAGCGGG gcGCTCTGGCCGTGGGGCTTGTGCGGCAGTGCCAGACCATCTACGGCCGATATCAGACCTGCACCGCGACCCGACTGCCCCCCGCATGGGCCGCTGCCCTTGCCTTGATCATCACCGCCATCGTCTCCCTCACCCTCACTTGTGGCCTTCTGTTGGCGTCCCAGTGGAGGCGGGAAGCCATTAAGTATGCCTGCCAAGTCGCCTTCGCAGGAA TGGTCTTCATGTGCATCGCCGCCCTCGTATTTCCAGCTGGATTTTACATCGGTGAAGTTGGAGGACAGCCTTTCAAGCTGCCCAACAATACTGTCGTTGGGTCCGCATatgtcttttttgttttgtcaatCCTTTTCACAATAGGAGGACTACTCTTCGCAGTAAAAGTGTACTCAAATGGCTGA
- the uqcrc2b gene encoding cytochrome b-c1 complex subunit 2, mitochondrial, producing the protein MRGLRGVAQLSSRLYAAQAAQKLDAAAAEPVKFQPQAVQVTKLPSGLVIASQENYSPASRIGVFIKAGSRYETPESLGVTHLLRLAANLTTKGASAFRICRGIEAVGGSLSVTSSRENMVYTVECLRDHIDTVLEYLINVTTAPEFRHWEISDLTPRLRMDTAFASQNPQIGVTESLHAAAYKNALSNSLYCPGHKIGGISAEQMHSFVQNNFTSARMALVGLGVDHAMLKQVGEQFLNIRSGVGTAGLKAQYRGGEAREQRRSSLVHAILVSEGAAVSSNEATAFRVLQHVLGAGPHVKRGSNVTSKLSQAVSKATNLPFDVSAFNASYSDTGLFGISTICQASAASKVLSAALGQVKDAAQGGLTTADLTRGKNQLKAEYLISLETTEGLFEAIGTQALAFGTYHTPEAVIQKIDAVSSTDVVNAAKKVVSGKKTLASRGHLVDMPFVDEI; encoded by the exons ATGAGGGGGCTGCGGGGAGTCGCGCAGCTGTCG AGCAGGCTGTATGCTGCACAGGCTGCACAGAAGCtggacgctgctgctgcagagccgGTGAAGTTTCAACCTCAGGCGGTGCAG GTCACTAAACTGCCCAGTGGTCTGGTGATCGCCTCCCAGGAGAACTACTCTCCTGCGTCCAGAATTGGAGTGTTCATCAAGGCTGGCAGTCGATATGAAACCCCTGAGAGCCTGGGTGTTACTCACCTGCTGCGTCTGGCAGCCAACCTG ACGACCAAGGGAGCATCTGCTTTCAGGATCTGCCGTGGGATTGAGGCTGTGGGTGGCAGTCTGAG TGTGACTTCGTCCAGGGAGAACATGGTCTACACAGTGGAGTGTCTGAGGGACCACAT TGACACAGTCTTGGAGTACTTGATCAatgtcaccactgccccagagttTCGGCACTGGGAGATAAGTGACCTAACACCGAGGCTGAGGATGGACACTGCCTTCGCATCTCAGAATCCTCAGATTG GTGTGACTGAAAGCCTGCATGCCGCAGCTTATAAGAATGCCTTGTCCAATTCCCTCTACTGCCCTGGCCACAAGATTGGGGGCATTTCTGCAGAGCAG ATGCATTCTTTTGTGCAAAACAATTTCACAAGTGCAAGAATGGCTCTTGTTGGACTTG GAGTGGACCATGCAATGCTGAAGCAGGTTGGAGAACAGTTCCTCAACATCCGTAGTGGAGTTGGAACTGCAGGATTAAAGGCCCAGTACAGAGGAG GAGAGGCACGGGAGCAGAGACGAAGCAGTCTAGTCCACGCCATTCTGGTAAGCGAGGGGGCAGCGGTCAGCTCAAACGAGGCCACAGCCTTCCGTGTCCTGCAGCACGTCTTGGGGGCAGGTCCACATGTCAAGAGGGGTTCTAATGTCACCAGCAAGCTGAGTCAGGCGGTCAGCAAGGCCACCAACCTGCCTTTTGAC GTCTCCGCTTTCAATGCCAGCTACTCCGACACTGGACTGTTTGGCATTTCCACCATCTGCCAGGCATCTGCGGCCAGTAAG GTACTGTCAGCGGCTCTCGGACAGGTAAAAGATGCTGCCCAGGGAGGCCTCACCACTGCTGATCTCACCCGCGGCAA GAACCAGTTGAAGGCAGAGTACCTTATATCTTTGGAAACCACAGAAGGCTTGTTCGAGGCAATCGGCACTCAGGCCCTGGCATTTGGTACCTACCACACCCCGGAGGCTGTGATCCAGAAAATTGATGCCGTGTCTTCAACTGATGTTGTCAAT GCTGCAAAAAAGGTTGTTTCTGGAAAGAAGACTTTGGCTTCCAGAGGACACCTAGTGGACATGCCCTTTGTAGATGAAATATGA